Sequence from the Actinomyces slackii genome:
CGAACCTTCATGGGTCTCCTGCTCTTGTGATGGTGGGTGGACTGCCCCGGGGACCGGTGCCAGGGGCAGCCGGGCCGCGGTGCCCCGGGGCGGCGGGCGCCCGGGCCCCGCGGGGGCGCCCGGGCGGGGCGGCCTACTCCAGGCCGTAGCGGCGGCGGAACTTCTCCACGCGTCCGGCCGTGTCCAGGATCCGTCCCTGGCCGGTCCAGAAGGGGTGGGAGGCACTGGAGACCTCCACGTCCACCACGGGGTAGACCCGCCCGTCCTCCCACTCGATGGTCTGGTCGGAGGTCAGGGTCGATCGGGTCAGGAAGGCGAAGCCGGCGGAGCGGTCGCGAAAGACGATGGGCGCGTAGGCGGGGTGGATGCCGGGTTTCATGACGCTGCCCTCACCACGAGGACTTCACGATGCCGGGCAGCTCGCCGCGAAGCGCCATCTCCCGGAAGCGGACCCGGGAGGTGCCGGTGAGGCGGATGTGCCCGCGGGGCCGGCCGTCCACGGCGTCGCGCCGGCGCAGCCGGGTGGGGGAGGCGTCGCGGGGCAGGGCGTGCAGGGCGGCCATGGCGGCACTGCGCTCGGCAAGGGGAAGGTGGGGGTTGACGCTGGCGGCCTTGAGCTCGGCGCGGCGCTGGGCGTAGCGGGCCACGATGGCCTGGCGGCGGGCTTGGGCGGCGATCTTGGATGTCTTGGCCATCAGCGGGACTCCTTGTACTCCACGTGCCGGCGCACCACCGGGTCGTACTTGCGCAGCACCAGGCGGTCGGGGGTGTTGCGGCGGTTCTTGCGGGTGACGTAGGTGTGCCCGGTGCCGGCGGTCGAGACCAGCTTGATGATGGGGCGCAGGTCCTTGGCACGGGTGCTCACAGCCTCTCCCCCCGGGCGAGCATGCGGGCCACGACGACGTCGATGCCCTGGCGGTCGATGATCTTCATCCCCTTGGTCGAGACGGTCAGGCGCACGGTGCGCCCCAGGGAGGGGACCCAGTAGCGCCTGCGCTGGAGGTTGGGGCTCCAGCGCCGCGAGCTGCGGCGATGCGAGTGGGAGACCGAGCGGCCGAAGACCGGTCGGGCCCCTGTGACTTGGCAGTAGGTGGTCATGGCATGCATTATTGAGAATGATTCTGGTTCCCGTCAACTGTGGAGGTCCCGTGCCCGACGTCGCCCATCGACTGTCCCTCATCAGCGCCCTGGACCCGGGGCTGCTCGGCCTGGTCGATCTGGCCCTGTCCGGCCAGGAGGCCATGGTCATGACCGCCACCCTGCATCCCGACCTGGCGGAGCGCGGCGTGGTGCGCCTGAGCTGCCAGCAGGCCCTGGGGCAGGACCCGGAGATCCTGGATGTGCCCATGCCCGGCCACTGCCAGACCTGCTCCCTGCGCGAGGTGCTCATCGCCGTGGCCCAGGACCGCGCCGAGCAGGAGCCCGAGGGCGCCACCGTGGTCCTCCTGCCGCCGGCCATCGAGCTGGTCCACCTCCTTCCCCGCCTGGCGGCCGAGCTCGCCGACCTGGCCCCCGGGGTGCGCCTGGCGGCGGTGGCCCACGTCCTGGATGCCGCCGTCGCGCATGACGAGCTCCTGGAGCACAGGCTGCTGGCCGACGCCGGACTGGCCTCCTATCCCGGCGACGAGCGCTGCACCGGGGAGATTCACATGGTCAACCTCGGCTACGCCGACGTCGTACTGTCCCTGGGGCATGACACCGCCGGGGTCGGGGCTGATCTCATCGAGCACCTGCGGCCCCATGAGACTCTCCTGCTCCCGGGCCTGAGCGCCCCGATCCTGGAGTGCCTCCTGTCCATCGACCATGATGCCCCCGAGGCGATCCGCCGGGTCCACCCCGCCACCACCCAGGCCTGGGGCGGCCCCGGTGATCACGGGGTGTGGACCCTGGACCTGAGCGCCTCCCTCCCCTTCCATCCCGGGCGCCTGCGCGAGCTCGTGGCCGACCTGGCCGGATCGGGGCTGTGCGCCCGGGGCTGCTTCTGGCTTCCCAGCAGGCCCGGGCGGGTATGCGCCTGGGAGGTGGCGGGCGGGGCGGTCAGCGTCGGGGATGCCGGGGCCTGGAAGGAGGTCCCCGCGGCCGGGCAGGCGCAGAGCGAGCCGCTGGTCGAGCCCCGCTGTCATCTCGTGGTCACCGGCGTGGGGGAGCCGCAGGTGCGCGACCAGGTGCGCGCGGCCTTCGAGCAGGTGCTGCTGCGCCCCGAGGAGATGCCCGGCGCCCTGGCCTGGATCGGCGTCGACGACGGCCTGGGGGATTGGTTCGGCCAGGCCGAGCAGTGAGGGCGCGCGGGCCGGCCTGTAGGTTGAGGCCATGAGCGAGCAGATCCAGCGCGTGGTCCCCGCCCTGTGGTTCGACCGCAGCGCGCCCCAGGCCGTGGAGTTCTACGTCCGGGCCTTCGCCGAGGCCCTGGCCGACGACGAGCAGGCCCGCGGGGGCACCGGCGTCCTGGCCACCTCCCACTACCCGGATCACGATCTGGGGCCCGGTCAGGAGGCGATGGCCGGGCAGGTCCTGGAGATCCGCTTCCGCCTGGCGGGGCTGGAGCTCAGCGCCATCAACGCCGGCCCGCAGAACCGGCCCAATCCCTCCATCTCCCTCATGGTCGTCATCGACCCCGACTACTGCCCCGACCCCGCGGCCCGCCTGGACTCCCTGTGGCAGTGCCTCATCGAGGGCGGGCGGGCCCTCATGCCGGTGGGGGCCTATCCCTTCTCCGAGCGCTTCGGCTGGGTGGAGGATCGCTACGGGGTGAGCTGGCAGCTGCTGGTGGGCTCGGTGGGCAGGGCGGCGACCGCCAGTGAGCTCGGCCCGGGTCAGGGCATCGCGCCGCCGGACGGGCGCGCGCCCCAGCGCGCGCACCGCGGCGTGGAGGTCATCCCCGCGCTCATGTTCCCCCACAGCCAGGGGCAGGCGGGGGTGGCCGCCCGCCAGTACGTCGAGCTCTTCGACCGGGCCTTCGGGGACTCGGGAATCGGTGAGATGTCCTTCTACCCCGCCCAGCCCGGGCAGGAGCCCGCCCTCCTGCAGGGCTTCATCCGCCTGGCCGGGCAGGAGCTGACCCTCATGGACTCCGGCGTGCTCCACCCCTTCACCTTCTCCATGGGGGTCTCCCTGACCATCCAGTGCGCCACCCAGGAGCAGGTCGATCTGCTGTGGGAGGGGCTCTCGGCGGTCCCCGAGGCCGAGGCCTGCGGCTGGCTCAAGGACCGATTCGGCATCTCCTGGACGATCACCCCGGAGAACATGACCGAGCTCATCGGCCGGCCCGGGGCCTGGCAGACCATGGCCGCCATGACCAAGCCCACGCTCTCGGACTTCCGCTGACCTCCGCTGACCTCCGCTGAGGGCCCCAGCGGGCGGAGCCGGGCTCGGGGCGCTCGCGGTTGGCCCAGGGCCCGGCTCCGCGGATCATCGGCTGATCCGGTGGCCGGCTCAGTAGTCCGACCCGGCGGGGGAGGCGTCGTCGGCCAGGCCGAGCACCACGCCTTCACGCCAGGCGGAGGCGCCCCACGGGCGCTGCGTCGCCTGGCGCGCTAGGCTTGTGCCCGTCGCGACTGGCGCCGGGTGGATCACCACCGGGGAGCGGCATGAACAGCAGACTCCGGGGTCGCCCGCCTGGGCCGCGGATCGCCCGCCCCCTGCGCGCACCGTGCGCGCCCCACCCACGGAGGACATATATGACCGCTGATGCCATGAACCAGCCCCTGGTCGAGCTCGACCCCGAGATCGCCGAGGTCCTCACCGGAGAGCTGGCCCGCCAGCGCGGGACCCTGGAGATGATCGCCTCGGAGAACTTCGTGCCCCGGGCCGTCCTGGAGTGCCAGGGCTCGGTGCTGACCAACAAGTACGCCGAGGGCTACCCCGGCCGCCGCTACTACGGAGGCTGCGAGGTGGTCGACGTCGCCGAGTCCCTGGCCATCGAGCGCGCCAAGGCCGTCTTCGGCGCCGAGTACGCCAATGTCCAGCCGCACTCCGGCGCCCAGGCCAACGCCGCGGTCCTGCACGCCCTGGCCACCCCCGGGGACACCATCCTGGGCCTGTCCCTGGCCCACGGCGGGCACCTGACGCACGGCATGAAGATCAACTTCTCCGGCAAGAACTACCGCGCCACCGCCTACGGGGTCGATGAGACCACCCACCGCATCGAGATGGAGCAGGTGCGCGAGGCCGCCCTGCGCGAGCGGCCCACGGTCATCATCGCCGGATGGTCGGCCTACCCGCGCCACATGGACTTCGAGGCCTTCCGCGCCATCGCCGATGAGGTCGGCGCCGCCCTGTGGGTGGACATGGCCCACTTCGCCGGGCTCGTGGCCGCGGGCCTGCACCCCAGTCCCGTGCCCCACGCCGATGTCGTGTCCACCACCGTCCACAAGACCCTGGGCGGGCCCCGCTCGGGCATGCTCCTGTCCAACCGGGCCGAGCAGTGGGGCAAGAAGCTCAACTCCGCGGTCTTCCCCGGGCAGCAGGGCGGCCCCCTCATGCATGTCATCGCCGCCAAGGCCGTGGCCATGAAGCTGGCGGGCACCCAGGAGTTCGCCGAGCGCCAGGCCCGCACCCTCCAGGGCGCCCGCCTCATCGCCGAGCGGCTCCTGGCCGAGGACGTGCGCGCCGCCGGCGTCAAGCTCGTCACCGGGGGCACCGATGTCCACCTGGTGCTGGTCGACCTGGTCGACTCGGCCCTGGACGGCCAGCAGGCCGAGGACCTCCTGCACGCCGCGGGGATCACCGTCAACCGCAACGCGGTGCCCTTCGACCCGCGCCCCCCGCGCGTGACCTCGGGCCTGCGCATCGGCACCCCGGCCCTGGCCACCCGCGGATTCGGCGCCGCGGAGTTCACCGAGGTCGCCGACATCATCGCCACCGCCCTCATCCACGGCGCCGCGGGCAGCGCCGACGAGGAGCTCCTGGCCGGTCTGCGCGGGCGCGTCGAGGCCCTGACCGGCGCCTTCCCCCTCTACGAGGGGCTGGCCCAGTGAGGGCGCCCTGGGCGGGCAGCGCACAGGTCCTGGACGGCACCGCCACGGCGGCCGCCATCAAGGCCGAGCTGGCCCAGCGGGTCAGGGCCCTGGGCGAGCGGGGCGTGAGACCCGGCCTGGGAACAATCCTGGTGGGCGAGGACCCTGGATCGGTGCGCTACGTGGCCGGCAAGCACACCGACTGCACCGAGGTGGGCATCACCTCCATCCGCGAGGACCTGCCCGCCAGCGCCACCCAGGCCGAGGTCGTCGCCGCCATCGACCGCCTCAACGCCGATCCGGCCTGCACCGGCTACATCGTCCAGCTGCCGCTGCCCGCCGGCGTGGACGCCAGCGCCGTCCTAGAGCGGATCGACCCGGACAAGGACGCCGACGGCCTGCACCCCACCAACCTGGGGCGGCTGGTCCTGCGCGGCTCGGGCCCGATCGACTCCCCGCTGCCCTGCACCCCGCGGGGCTGCATCGAGCTCATGACCCGTCACGGCATCGACCTGGCAGGCGCGAATGTCTGCGTGGTGGGCCGAGGGGTGACGGTGGGCCGCTCCATCGGCCTGCTCCTGGGGCGCAAGGAGGTCAACGCCACCGTGGACGTCTGCCACACCGGCACCGCCGACCTCGCCGGGCATGTCCGGCGCGCGGATATCGTCATCTCCGCGGCCGGCAGCCCCGGCATCATCACCGCGGAGATGGTGGCACCCGGCGCCGTCGTGCTGGATGTGGGAGTCTCGCGCGTGGTGGATCCCGACACCGGCAAGGCCCGGATCGCGGGGGATGTGGCCGACGGCGTCGATGAGGTGGCCTCCTGGCTCTCCCCGAACCCCGGCGGGGTGGGGCCCATGACCAGGGCCCTGCTCCTGGCCAATGTCGTCGAGGCCGCGGAGAGGGCCACCGGCATCCGCGCCTGAGCCCGCTCGCGCTGTGCCCGGGCGCAGTGCTCGGGGCGCTCACTCTGAGCCGCCCCGGGCCCTGGCCCGCCGGCGGCGAGAGCGCCCGCCCGCAGCCGGCCGAGCACCGGCTCAGTGGATCACAGCAGGCCGGCCTCGCGCTCCTCGGCGGCGCGGCGCTGGGCGCGCAGGGCGATGATGCCCTGGCCGGCCAGCACCGCCCCGGCCAGGCACAGGGGCATGGAGGCCAGCCACAGGAGGGTCGAGATCCGCGACAACGCCCCGAGCTGGGCCGCCGGGGGCAGGCAGGCCGCCACGATCATCAGGGCGATCCCCCACCACATGCGGCTCCAGGACCGCTGGGCCGTGCCCCCGGTGTCCCCGATGCCCTCGGTGTCACCGGTGCCGTCCACCGCTGCCGGCGCGTCCTGCCTCAGCCCCTCGCCGCTCACGTCCGGCCCTCAGTAGGTGATCTCGAAGCGGCGCCCCGACAGGCTCCCGGCGCGCATCTCGCTCACCCGCACTCCTCGAACCCGGGCCCAGTCGGGGCCGTGGTAGAGCCAGGCCACGAGGCGGGAGACGTCGTCGGCCGGGCCCTGGGCCATGACCTCGACATCGCCGTCGGGCAGGTTGCGGACCTCGCCGACCAGGCCCAGGCCCTGGGCGTGGTTGGCGCACTCGTAGCGGAATCCCACGCCCTGGACGCGGCCCGAGACAATGGCGTGGATCGTGCGGATGCGGGCAGGATCGCTCTGGCTCATGACCCCATGGTCCCAGGTCGCCGGCCCTGGCAACAGGCCCTGCCCGCCCCGCGCCCGTAGGCTGGGGGCATGCGTATCGCCACTGTCAATGTCAACGGCATCCGTGCCGCCGCCCGCAAGGGGATGGGGGAGTGGATCGCCTCCAGCGCCCCCGATGTCCTCCTCCTCCAGGAGGTCCGCGCCGATGAGGCCATCGCCGCGGGCCTTCTCCCCGGGTACACCGCCGTGACCTGGCCCTGCCGCATCAAGGGCCGCGCCGGGGTGAGCGTGGCCGTGCGCGAGGGCGGCCCGGCCTCCATCGGCGCCGTGCGCCAGGGCATCGCCGCCCCTGGGACCCCCGAGCCCGACGTCGACTCCGGGCGCTGGCTGGAGGTCGACCTGTCCCTGGCGGACGGGTCCTCGCTGACCGTCATCTCCGCCTACCTGCACTCCGGGCAGCTGGGCACCGAGAAGATGGACCAGAAGTACGCCCACCTGGACCTGGTCGACGCCCGCATGGCCGATCTCCTGACCGCCTCTCGCGACGGCGGCCAGCAGGTCATCATGGCCGGCGATCTCAACGTGGTGCGCTCGGAGAAGGACATCAAGAACTGGAAGCCCAACCACAACAAGATCGCCGGGGTCATGGATGAGGAGATCGCCCACCTGGAGTCCTGGTTCGCCTCGGGCTGGGTGGACGTCGCCCGCGAGCTGGCCGGCCCTGAGGCCCAGGGTCCCTACACGTGGTGGTCCCAGCGCGGCAAGGCCTTCGACAATGACGCGGGATGGCGCATCGACTACCAGGTGGCCACCCCGGGGCTGCGCCCCATGAGCGCGACCGTGGACCGGGCGGCCGACTACGCCTCGCGCTGGTCGGATCACGCCCCCCTGGTCGTCGAGTACGACTGACCGGCGGATCCACCTCCACGCCGAGACGGCTGCGCGCCGGGCAGGATGCCCGGCGCGCCGCCGTCTCGGCGTGGAGGAGGCTCAGTAGCGGATCGCGTCGATGGGGCGGATGCGCACCGCCACGATGGCCGGGACGATGCCGGCCAGGGATCCCACGCCGGCCGCCGAGATCAGGCCGATGAGGGCGGCCGTCATCGGGAAGGGCGGGCGCACAAGGGGCTCGGCCCCCAGGATGGCCACCAGTGGGACGTACCTCATCGCCACGATGGCCAGGGCGATGCCCACCAGGCCGGCGATGACCGTGGCGACCACGGACTCGAGCATGATGGAGAAGAAGATCCGCTGGCTCGTGGCGCCGAAGGATCGTCGCACGCCGATCTCATGGATGCGCTGGCGCACCGTGACCAGAGAGATGTTGACCAGGGACAGGGCCCCCAGGAGCATGACGAAGATGCCAGCAGCGGTGACCACCCTGATGAAGGTGTCGCCCTGGTTGCCGGCCCCGGCTCCCTGCAGGTTGGAGCGGACTTGGGCAGAGCCCGCGCCGAACTCGGCATCGAAGTCATTGCGCACCAGGGTGCGCATCTGCGGGTCGCCGCTCTTGCCGGCCCAGATCTCCAGGGTGGGATTGGGCAGGGGGTAGTCCTTGGGCAGGACCTGCTCCAGGGAGTCGCGCAGCACATAGGCCTTGAGAGGCTCGGCGCACTTGACGGTCTGGCCCTGCTCGTTCTGCTCGAAGCACATGCTCGACGACGGGTCGGGGGGCAGGACGCCCACGATGGTGAAGGTGGTGTGCACCGGGGCGTAGGCCTCAACGGTGACCGGGGCCTCGAGCTTCTCGATGCCCATGCGCTGGAGCACGCTCTGGCTGACGACCAGGGAGGGCGAGAGGTCATCGGAGTCATCCGGGCGGAACCAGCGTCCCTGCTCCACCTGGGTGCGGTGCAGCACCCGGTACTGGCTGGAGACCGCCGTGGAGGTGACCTTGGCCGGGCCCTCGGGGAAGGCCAGACGCAGGGGGACGTCGTAGAAGGTCGTGGAGTGCTTGATCTGGTAGCGCTTCACGAAGTCGTCCATGGCGGTGGAGATTCTCTCCCTCTGCCGGCTGGAGCTGACCGTGCTCGTCGCGTTCTGCGCTCCTGCCCCGCCCTGCGCGCCCGCGCCTCCCTGCGAGGCGGCGCTCGCCTGGCCGTCGGACTGACCGTCGGATTGGCCTGTGCCCTGGTCCGCCGACTCGTCCTGAGGGGCGTTCTCATCGGCCTTCTTGGGGGTCACCGTCAGGGAGATCGTGCCCGGCCGACCGCTGATCTGATCGTTGAGATCCTGAATGGTCTGGACCGCGACCTGCCCCAGGGCGATGACGAAGGTCATGGCGGCCACGGCCACGGCCACGCCGACCAGGGAGAGCAGCACGCGCAGCTTGCCGATGCGCACCTGCCCCCATGCCTCTGTGAGAGCTCCGAAGATCTCAGCCATCTCGTCTCTCCGTCCAGGGTTGTGCGGGTGCCGCCGTGGGCGCGATCGCCGTGGGCGCGGTCTGTGCGGGCGCGGCCGCCGGTGGCGCCATGCCGGGGATGACCTCCTGGAACTCCTCCAGGGATCCCATCTTGTGCGAGGAGACCTCGATGCGGGTGAGAACCCCGTGATCGAGGCGGTACTGGGTCGAGGCCCTCGCGGCCACCGCCAGGTCGTGGGTGATCATGATGAGGGCGGAGCCTGACTCGGAGCACTGGCGCTCCAGGAGCTCCATGACGGCGTTGCCGGTGTCCACATCCAGGGCCCCGGTGGGCTCGTCGGCCAGGATGACCCGGGGACGGCGAGCCAGGGCCCGGGCGATGGCCACGCGCTGCTGCTCACCGCCGGACATCCGATCCACGCGAGCGCCGATCTTGGCCTCCAGGCCCACCGCGGTCAGCAACTCCTCCGCCCGCTTGGTGCGGGTCCAGAAGGCGGTGCCATGCGAGTAGAGCAGGGGGGCAGCCACATTCTCCGTGGTGTTGAGGCCCGGGATGAGGTTGAAGGACTGGAAGACGAATCCGAAGGTCCGCCCCCGCAGCTTGGCGCGGCGGGTCTCACCCATGCGGGAGGTGTCCTGGTCATCCAGGACGTAGTAGCCCGAGGTCGGCTTGTCCAGCAGGCCCAGGATATTGAGCAGCGTGGACTTCCCCGTTCCCGAGCGCCCCACGATGGCCACATGCTCACCGGGCTCGACT
This genomic interval carries:
- a CDS encoding type B 50S ribosomal protein L31, with amino-acid sequence MKPGIHPAYAPIVFRDRSAGFAFLTRSTLTSDQTIEWEDGRVYPVVDVEVSSASHPFWTGQGRILDTAGRVEKFRRRYGLE
- the rpsN gene encoding 30S ribosomal protein S14 codes for the protein MAKTSKIAAQARRQAIVARYAQRRAELKAASVNPHLPLAERSAAMAALHALPRDASPTRLRRRDAVDGRPRGHIRLTGTSRVRFREMALRGELPGIVKSSW
- the rpmG gene encoding 50S ribosomal protein L33: MSTRAKDLRPIIKLVSTAGTGHTYVTRKNRRNTPDRLVLRKYDPVVRRHVEYKESR
- the rpmB gene encoding 50S ribosomal protein L28, whose protein sequence is MTTYCQVTGARPVFGRSVSHSHRRSSRRWSPNLQRRRYWVPSLGRTVRLTVSTKGMKIIDRQGIDVVVARMLARGERL
- a CDS encoding CobW family GTP-binding protein, translated to MPDVAHRLSLISALDPGLLGLVDLALSGQEAMVMTATLHPDLAERGVVRLSCQQALGQDPEILDVPMPGHCQTCSLREVLIAVAQDRAEQEPEGATVVLLPPAIELVHLLPRLAAELADLAPGVRLAAVAHVLDAAVAHDELLEHRLLADAGLASYPGDERCTGEIHMVNLGYADVVLSLGHDTAGVGADLIEHLRPHETLLLPGLSAPILECLLSIDHDAPEAIRRVHPATTQAWGGPGDHGVWTLDLSASLPFHPGRLRELVADLAGSGLCARGCFWLPSRPGRVCAWEVAGGAVSVGDAGAWKEVPAAGQAQSEPLVEPRCHLVVTGVGEPQVRDQVRAAFEQVLLRPEEMPGALAWIGVDDGLGDWFGQAEQ
- a CDS encoding VOC family protein, whose product is MSEQIQRVVPALWFDRSAPQAVEFYVRAFAEALADDEQARGGTGVLATSHYPDHDLGPGQEAMAGQVLEIRFRLAGLELSAINAGPQNRPNPSISLMVVIDPDYCPDPAARLDSLWQCLIEGGRALMPVGAYPFSERFGWVEDRYGVSWQLLVGSVGRAATASELGPGQGIAPPDGRAPQRAHRGVEVIPALMFPHSQGQAGVAARQYVELFDRAFGDSGIGEMSFYPAQPGQEPALLQGFIRLAGQELTLMDSGVLHPFTFSMGVSLTIQCATQEQVDLLWEGLSAVPEAEACGWLKDRFGISWTITPENMTELIGRPGAWQTMAAMTKPTLSDFR
- the glyA gene encoding serine hydroxymethyltransferase, which encodes MTADAMNQPLVELDPEIAEVLTGELARQRGTLEMIASENFVPRAVLECQGSVLTNKYAEGYPGRRYYGGCEVVDVAESLAIERAKAVFGAEYANVQPHSGAQANAAVLHALATPGDTILGLSLAHGGHLTHGMKINFSGKNYRATAYGVDETTHRIEMEQVREAALRERPTVIIAGWSAYPRHMDFEAFRAIADEVGAALWVDMAHFAGLVAAGLHPSPVPHADVVSTTVHKTLGGPRSGMLLSNRAEQWGKKLNSAVFPGQQGGPLMHVIAAKAVAMKLAGTQEFAERQARTLQGARLIAERLLAEDVRAAGVKLVTGGTDVHLVLVDLVDSALDGQQAEDLLHAAGITVNRNAVPFDPRPPRVTSGLRIGTPALATRGFGAAEFTEVADIIATALIHGAAGSADEELLAGLRGRVEALTGAFPLYEGLAQ
- a CDS encoding bifunctional methylenetetrahydrofolate dehydrogenase/methenyltetrahydrofolate cyclohydrolase, with amino-acid sequence MRAPWAGSAQVLDGTATAAAIKAELAQRVRALGERGVRPGLGTILVGEDPGSVRYVAGKHTDCTEVGITSIREDLPASATQAEVVAAIDRLNADPACTGYIVQLPLPAGVDASAVLERIDPDKDADGLHPTNLGRLVLRGSGPIDSPLPCTPRGCIELMTRHGIDLAGANVCVVGRGVTVGRSIGLLLGRKEVNATVDVCHTGTADLAGHVRRADIVISAAGSPGIITAEMVAPGAVVLDVGVSRVVDPDTGKARIAGDVADGVDEVASWLSPNPGGVGPMTRALLLANVVEAAERATGIRA
- a CDS encoding acylphosphatase, which codes for MSQSDPARIRTIHAIVSGRVQGVGFRYECANHAQGLGLVGEVRNLPDGDVEVMAQGPADDVSRLVAWLYHGPDWARVRGVRVSEMRAGSLSGRRFEITY
- a CDS encoding exodeoxyribonuclease III produces the protein MRIATVNVNGIRAAARKGMGEWIASSAPDVLLLQEVRADEAIAAGLLPGYTAVTWPCRIKGRAGVSVAVREGGPASIGAVRQGIAAPGTPEPDVDSGRWLEVDLSLADGSSLTVISAYLHSGQLGTEKMDQKYAHLDLVDARMADLLTASRDGGQQVIMAGDLNVVRSEKDIKNWKPNHNKIAGVMDEEIAHLESWFASGWVDVARELAGPEAQGPYTWWSQRGKAFDNDAGWRIDYQVATPGLRPMSATVDRAADYASRWSDHAPLVVEYD
- a CDS encoding ABC transporter permease — protein: MAEIFGALTEAWGQVRIGKLRVLLSLVGVAVAVAAMTFVIALGQVAVQTIQDLNDQISGRPGTISLTVTPKKADENAPQDESADQGTGQSDGQSDGQASAASQGGAGAQGGAGAQNATSTVSSSRQRERISTAMDDFVKRYQIKHSTTFYDVPLRLAFPEGPAKVTSTAVSSQYRVLHRTQVEQGRWFRPDDSDDLSPSLVVSQSVLQRMGIEKLEAPVTVEAYAPVHTTFTIVGVLPPDPSSSMCFEQNEQGQTVKCAEPLKAYVLRDSLEQVLPKDYPLPNPTLEIWAGKSGDPQMRTLVRNDFDAEFGAGSAQVRSNLQGAGAGNQGDTFIRVVTAAGIFVMLLGALSLVNISLVTVRQRIHEIGVRRSFGATSQRIFFSIMLESVVATVIAGLVGIALAIVAMRYVPLVAILGAEPLVRPPFPMTAALIGLISAAGVGSLAGIVPAIVAVRIRPIDAIRY
- a CDS encoding ABC transporter ATP-binding protein, coding for MTALVDIRGVTRTFAMPDGETLEILKGIDLRVEPGEHVAIVGRSGTGKSTLLNILGLLDKPTSGYYVLDDQDTSRMGETRRAKLRGRTFGFVFQSFNLIPGLNTTENVAAPLLYSHGTAFWTRTKRAEELLTAVGLEAKIGARVDRMSGGEQQRVAIARALARRPRVILADEPTGALDVDTGNAVMELLERQCSESGSALIMITHDLAVAARASTQYRLDHGVLTRIEVSSHKMGSLEEFQEVIPGMAPPAAAPAQTAPTAIAPTAAPAQPWTERRDG